The Verrucomicrobiia bacterium genome segment GTATAAAGTAACCCCAACAGCAATGCTTCTCCAAGTGCTTCAAGTGGACAGAATATTCCTACCCATTTAGCCGTGCGGAGGATAACAACGTCTTTGACTGCTGGATCATCTGCCGCGGCCGACCTTTTGGTGAACAACTGGTATGGCCCAATTACCGCAAACACTACTTGGGGGCCGGGGGTGTATGCAATAACCGGAGACATTACAGTCAACTCTGGAGCAACTTTGACCATTCAGCCCGGCACGACGATTTATTTTCAAAGAAACGAAGATAACGAGAGTTCGGGAAGCGACAATGCGAAATGCGAGATTATAGTCAAAAACGGCGGAACCCTTCGGGCGATTGGGACGTCCACTGATTCTATAAAATTTTTGCCCTCTCCCGGAACCACAGGCCTTTACGACTGGTACACCGTGAAGGTGGAAGCTGGTGGCACGGCGGAATTTGCCTATTGCCAGTTCAAATATGCCTACACGGCCATCGACTATCGGAACTCCGAGCCCGACACCGTCAAAAACTGTTTGTTCGAAAAAAACTTTATGCACGGGGTAATCAGCAGCAACCCTAAGATTTGGATTTTGAACAGCACTTTCTTGGACCAGCCTAACTACGCCGTCTATCTGGATCAGGCCGACGACACGATAAGCGGCTGTTATTTCAAAAATAACCAGTACGGCATCAACGCCTACAAATCCTACGGCAAGGTTTCTAACAACACCATCATCTCCAAGGATTACACCGGCACCTTCGGTTTTCGGGCCGAAGGGTATCAAGCCGGTGAAACCCGGATATTGGATTTCACCAACAATCTGGACAGCGGGCAATTCTTCGATGCGGCAGTAGTGGCCAACAATAGAGTGAAAGTTCAGTGCTCCCGCATACGCATCGTCCGTCAGGTGATTTTTCCGGTTCCCGACCCGCCGCCTTCAAATATCGGCATTTTAAATGACGCTTCGCACCCGGTTACAGTGCGAACCACGGTTATGAGAGTAGGCGGTTATACGAGCAACGCCGCTCCCAACGTGCAGGTGGACGGGGGAACCCCCGTCGACTTGGGACAGACCGGAGCGGATGCCGGTAACAACTCCATTGTGCCGGGAACGGGGGGAAAGGCGGTCAATAATACCACCGGTAATACAGTTCTGGCGCAAAATAACTGGTGGGGAACAGCCAGTCCGCCTGCTTCCTATTTCTCCGGCCTGGTCAACCGTTCACCGGCCCTCGGTTCGGAACCGACTCCCTGTTCCCCCGTTCCGCGAATTACGCCCGGGGGAGAAGATGGGATTTTGCCGAGGGCATTCTCCCTTTCCCAGAACTATCCGAATCCGTTCAACCCGACCACGAACATAAGTTTCTCATTACCCGTGCCGGGAAAGGTGGTTTTGACGATTTACAACATTCTCGGACAAAAGGTCAGAACGCTCGCGGATGGCGAAAAATCCGCCGGAACCCACACGCTGATTTGGGACGGCACAGACAGCCGGGGCGCGTCGGTTTCCAGCGGGATTTATTTCTACAAAATAGAAACGGCAAGCTTCCGGGAAGTTAAACGTATGGTCTTTGTAAAGTGAGGGAGGGGAAAATGAAAAAACTCATTTTTGCACTCATCCTAATTTCCGGCTTTTCTTCAACTTTTGGAGCCAGCTTGAAACTTACCACCAACAGTTCGGCTTTGGTGGAAAAAGTTAGCAGTAAAGACAGGCCCGGTCTACTTCTGAAGTTTGAGTTGCCCTCGGAACTGCAAAATGCCCGAATCGATCTGGCTCTTTTACGTTTCAAGGTCAACTCAGACACTTCCAAAGAGGGATTGGGACTGTTGGTGCGTCCGATGCTGGCTCCTTGGATTTCCGGCATAAATTTATCTGCTTTGCCGGATTCAACGGCTTCCCCTTTCCACGTCAACAGCGGCAAAGTCGGATTCAAAACCGGCACCGCCAAAGCAGAAGTGACGCTGGCCGTCAAAACCTGGCAGAAAGGGGAACTGCCCAACTTAGGATTTTTGATTTATCCGGCAGACGAAACGACCGCTTCCCTACAACCTAAAAACTTATCGGGTGGTGGAGTAGCCGAACTGGAGATTTTCTACACACCAGAAACAAAATA includes the following:
- a CDS encoding FlgD immunoglobulin-like domain containing protein; amino-acid sequence: MTAGSSAAADLLVNNWYGPITANTTWGPGVYAITGDITVNSGATLTIQPGTTIYFQRNEDNESSGSDNAKCEIIVKNGGTLRAIGTSTDSIKFLPSPGTTGLYDWYTVKVEAGGTAEFAYCQFKYAYTAIDYRNSEPDTVKNCLFEKNFMHGVISSNPKIWILNSTFLDQPNYAVYLDQADDTISGCYFKNNQYGINAYKSYGKVSNNTIISKDYTGTFGFRAEGYQAGETRILDFTNNLDSGQFFDAAVVANNRVKVQCSRIRIVRQVIFPVPDPPPSNIGILNDASHPVTVRTTVMRVGGYTSNAAPNVQVDGGTPVDLGQTGADAGNNSIVPGTGGKAVNNTTGNTVLAQNNWWGTASPPASYFSGLVNRSPALGSEPTPCSPVPRITPGGEDGILPRAFSLSQNYPNPFNPTTNISFSLPVPGKVVLTIYNILGQKVRTLADGEKSAGTHTLIWDGTDSRGASVSSGIYFYKIETASFREVKRMVFVK